In Planctomycetota bacterium, the genomic stretch ACTGCAGCGCCCTGAAGATCTCGGCGCGCATCTCGTTCAGCCGCGCCGCCGCGGCCGCCCGGTCGCCCACCCCGCGGTCGTCCCGGTAGGGTCCGGCCTGCTCCCGCTTGATCCACTTCTCCACATCCTCCCCGAGGTCGATCAACGGCTCGATCGATTCTCGGCGACGCATCGCGCCCGCGGCGGCCACGGCCGCTTTGGCCACCCGTATGGGATCGGCCCGGAAGTGATGGTGAATCGTGGGAAGCGCCTCCTCGTCGCCCAGAGCGCTCCATCCCTCCAGAACCGCGGCCTGCACTTCGGGTTCTTTCTGGTTCGGCCCGCCCATCGCCCCGCGAAGGATCGCCGCCGCCGACGGGCGGAACCTCCCGAACTTCCCCAGCGCCCGGGCCGCCGCCGCGCGCACCCCCGGCGACGGATCCCCTCCCATGAGAATCTCAGCCAGCATCTTCAGCGTCTTCTCGTCCTGAACTCCCGCCAGTTCCGAGACGGCCGCGGCCCGGACCGGAGGCGCGGGATCCCGGAGAAGTTTCCGGAAACGCTCCATCGCCGCTTCAACCTTCCGCGCGCGCATCTGGGCTACGGCCGCCTCGTCGACCGCCGCGCCGCCCTGCGCCAGGACGGCGATCTCCTCGCCCTCCAGCGCCCGGCCGTAGAGCCGGATGTCATCCAGCTGGCCCTGAAAGCCGCCGTGCATTCCCCCGTATCCGAACGTCAGCGGATCCGCCGAAACGGCCGGCGTTCCAGACCTTGCCGCGGAGGCGCCGAGGGATCCGTTGACGTAGACCAGGGCCGTCTGGCCCCGAACCGCACAGGCGACATGGTGCCAGGCATCCAGACCGATGGGCGCGGAGCTCAGGAGGTTGACGATGGATTCCCCCGCTCCATTGTATTGTTGGAAGAGGATGCGGCGGGTGCCGGGCTCCAACCAGACGCCGAACTGCCGCAGTTGCAAGTTCCCCTTTCCTACAAAGCGTACCCAGTCGGAAGGCGCCGCCGTAGCCCGAACCCAAAAGGAAACCGTAAAGTCACCGATCAGCCGCAGTGCCGGAGCGTCGGGAACAACAACCTGCGCGTTTCCCCCGGGAAACGTCATGCACCGGTCGTTCGGAAACTTGAAGGTCGGTCGAGTGCCGGGGAGAGGACCCACGGTCGTGGCGCCGTTGCGATACGTTCCGGGATGGGCGCCCGTCACGTCGGCGGCCACGCCGTCCGGCGGGGGATCCGCCTCGTCCCCCCTCCAGTACCCCACGAGGTCCTGTCGCACGGACGTCGCCCACGAGCCCGCCGCGACGGCCGCCCAGCCCGCGAGAATGCCTCCGATCAAGCCCATGGCGCGTGCGCTCGCCTCATCGCCGTCGGAGGACCGCAACCCCCAGAAGCGCCGCCGCCAGGGCCGGCCCCGCCGGCGCCGGACCCGACGTTCCGCACCCGCAGCGGCCATCGACAAGACCTTCTTCGTGGTCGTTGGTCCGGGGCGGGTACGGCTGAACCTGCAGGGGACCCACCGTGTTCGAGACCGCCGATCCCAGCCCATTGACCGCCAGGACCCGGTAGTAATAGACCTCCAATGGGTTCACGTTGGTATCCGTGTAGCTGTTGGACGTGTACGATGTCGCCACATCGGCCCACGGTCCCCCCGAGGCGAGGGCCCGCTGGATCGTGTAGCCGGGGATATTGGGGTCCGGGGCCGGCGTCCACGACAGATCCACCCGCATGATCCCCGCCGAGCCCGTCAGCGACGGAGCCGCGGGTTCCGTATAGCCCCGGTAGAGGGCGTCGACCTCGCCGGCGCTCAACGCGCGCGCATAGAGCCGGACGTCGTCGATCTGTCCCTGGAAGCCCTGATGAAACGCCGCCGCGCCGATCGTGAGCGGGTCGGACGAGGTCCCCGGCGTACCGGTCCGCGTTCCCGTCACGTGAAGCGCTCCGTTGATGTACATCCGCGCCGTGCCGCCCTGGATCTGACAGGCGATGTGGTACCAGCTGTTTGCCCCCGTCTGAAGCGTGCTCGACAGATTGAGGATCGCATTACCGGACGCATCGTATTGTTGAAAAAGGATCCGCCCGTCGCTCCCGGCCCATTCCCAAACCCCGAAGTTGCGCTGAGTGGAGTTTCCTTTGCCGACCATCCGCGCCCAGTCCGACACGTCCCCGGTCTTGCGCATCCAGAAGGCGACCGTGAAATCGCCGGTCACACGGAGGGCCGGCGCGTCGGGAACCGACACGTGGGCCGCCGGCTGCGCACCCCCCGCGAAGGTCATGCAGCGGCCGTTCGGAAACGCGAAGGCCGCCGGTGTGCCCGGGAGCGGCCCCACGGTCGTGGCGCCGTTCTGGTAGGCGCCGTCATAGGTCCCCGCGGAGTCGTCCGCGACGTTTCCCGGCGGCGGATCCGCCTCGTCTCCCTTCCAATAGGCCACAGGCCCCTGCTGCGCTTCGGCGGTCCAGGCCGCCAACATCGACGCGACAATGGCCGGCCAGAACGGCGCCGCCCTCCCCGGTCTCGCCATACCCGCACCCCCGGATGTTC encodes the following:
- a CDS encoding LamG-like jellyroll fold domain-containing protein, which produces MGLIGGILAGWAAVAAGSWATSVRQDLVGYWRGDEADPPPDGVAADVTGAHPGTYRNGATTVGPLPGTRPTFKFPNDRCMTFPGGNAQVVVPDAPALRLIGDFTVSFWVRATAAPSDWVRFVGKGNLQLRQFGVWLEPGTRRILFQQYNGAGESIVNLLSSAPIGLDAWHHVACAVRGQTALVYVNGSLGASAARSGTPAVSADPLTFGYGGMHGGFQGQLDDIRLYGRALEGEEIAVLAQGGAAVDEAAVAQMRARKVEAAMERFRKLLRDPAPPVRAAAVSELAGVQDEKTLKMLAEILMGGDPSPGVRAAAARALGKFGRFRPSAAAILRGAMGGPNQKEPEVQAAVLEGWSALGDEEALPTIHHHFRADPIRVAKAAVAAAGAMRRRESIEPLIDLGEDVEKWIKREQAGPYRDDRGVGDRAAAAARLNEMRAEIFRALQSITREKWTTFQEWRIWWSRRKASYKVPD
- a CDS encoding LamG-like jellyroll fold domain-containing protein, which gives rise to MARPGRAAPFWPAIVASMLAAWTAEAQQGPVAYWKGDEADPPPGNVADDSAGTYDGAYQNGATTVGPLPGTPAAFAFPNGRCMTFAGGAQPAAHVSVPDAPALRVTGDFTVAFWMRKTGDVSDWARMVGKGNSTQRNFGVWEWAGSDGRILFQQYDASGNAILNLSSTLQTGANSWYHIACQIQGGTARMYINGALHVTGTRTGTPGTSSDPLTIGAAAFHQGFQGQIDDVRLYARALSAGEVDALYRGYTEPAAPSLTGSAGIMRVDLSWTPAPDPNIPGYTIQRALASGGPWADVATSYTSNSYTDTNVNPLEVYYYRVLAVNGLGSAVSNTVGPLQVQPYPPRTNDHEEGLVDGRCGCGTSGPAPAGPALAAALLGVAVLRRR